Proteins from a genomic interval of Armatimonadota bacterium:
- the murI gene encoding glutamate racemase: MKSKGSIGVFDSGVGGLTVVKQISQKLPRESVIYFADEAHVPYGERHPYEIISFALGITRFLIERGAKLIVMGCNMSSALALAPARQLFPDTPVIGVIEAGVRAALRVSRDGKIGVLATTGTVNTHAYRNAILRLNPSAMVVEQACPKFVPLVEAGMADSEEAESAAHEYMKPLLSADCSTIILGCTHYPFLAGAISRVAGEHITLIDPAEETAAEAANLLSGNKLLDFSGDEPSYTFFTTARTEKFADLGSKFLNREIQNLVEVSWGKELGAVEWREKTVEQTTKSAL; encoded by the coding sequence TTGAAAAGTAAAGGCTCGATTGGGGTTTTCGATTCGGGAGTTGGTGGGCTAACAGTCGTTAAACAGATTTCACAAAAGCTTCCTCGTGAAAGCGTTATATATTTTGCCGATGAAGCACATGTTCCTTATGGCGAACGTCATCCCTATGAGATAATCAGCTTTGCACTTGGAATTACTAGATTTCTCATAGAACGCGGCGCCAAGTTAATCGTAATGGGCTGTAATATGTCTTCTGCGCTCGCACTTGCTCCTGCGCGTCAACTATTTCCCGATACGCCGGTTATTGGAGTAATTGAAGCGGGAGTTCGTGCTGCACTCCGAGTGTCCCGTGATGGCAAAATCGGAGTTTTAGCGACGACAGGCACAGTGAATACGCATGCATATAGGAATGCCATTCTACGCCTTAACCCGTCTGCTATGGTTGTTGAGCAGGCGTGCCCAAAATTTGTGCCCCTTGTCGAAGCAGGCATGGCAGATTCCGAAGAAGCGGAGTCGGCGGCGCATGAATATATGAAACCGTTGCTATCCGCGGATTGTAGCACTATAATACTTGGATGTACACATTATCCGTTTTTAGCCGGTGCCATCAGCCGAGTTGCTGGCGAGCATATAACGCTTATCGACCCAGCCGAAGAAACCGCAGCAGAGGCGGCAAACCTGCTAAGTGGCAATAAGTTGCTGGACTTTTCAGGGGACGAACCTTCCTATACTTTTTTTACTACGGCAAGAACGGAAAAGTTTGCCGACTTGGGAAGTAAATTTCTCAATAGGGAAATTCAAAACTTGGTCGAGGTAAGCTGGGGAAAAGAATTGGGAGCAGTCGAATGGCGAGAGAAGACGGTCGAGCAAACGACGAAATCCGCCCTGTGA
- the rph gene encoding ribonuclease PH: MAREDGRANDEIRPVKITRGYIQYAEGSCLIEIGNTRVICTASVEEKVPPFLKGSGTGWVTAEYGMLPRSCRTRNVRDISRGQLAGRTMEIQRLVGRALRSVVDLKGLGERTVWMDCDVIQADGGTRTASVTGAYVALVEAVDWLKREQLIKTSIITDQLAAISVGIVGGEELLDLNYSEDSIAAVDLNLAMTASGKIVEVQGTAEGMPFSRQKLGKLLDLAEKGIKELFEIQKSVLGNLI; encoded by the coding sequence ATGGCGAGAGAAGACGGTCGAGCAAACGACGAAATCCGCCCTGTGAAAATTACCAGGGGATATATACAATATGCTGAAGGGTCGTGCCTCATTGAGATTGGCAACACACGCGTCATTTGCACGGCTTCTGTGGAGGAAAAGGTCCCGCCATTCCTGAAGGGTTCAGGAACTGGGTGGGTTACCGCCGAGTATGGCATGCTGCCGCGTTCGTGCCGAACTCGGAATGTTCGCGATATATCGCGGGGCCAACTTGCAGGTCGAACAATGGAGATACAGCGCCTTGTTGGCCGCGCCCTGCGCTCTGTGGTTGATTTAAAAGGGCTAGGTGAGCGTACCGTTTGGATGGATTGTGACGTCATTCAGGCGGATGGCGGTACTCGAACAGCTTCGGTTACAGGAGCATATGTGGCTCTCGTGGAAGCAGTTGACTGGCTAAAAAGGGAACAATTGATTAAAACATCAATTATAACAGACCAGCTTGCGGCAATAAGCGTTGGAATCGTTGGCGGTGAAGAGCTCCTCGATTTGAACTATTCCGAAGATTCGATTGCAGCGGTAGATTTAAACCTCGCAATGACAGCAAGCGGCAAGATTGTCGAAGTACAAGGTACTGCAGAAGGTATGCCTTTCTCGCGCCAAAAGCTTGGTAAACTGCTCGATTTGGCAGAGAAGGGCATAAAGGAACTCTTTGAGATTCAAAAATCGGTGCTTGGTAATCTCATTTAA
- a CDS encoding XTP/dITP diphosphatase — protein MREIVLATRNPKKVEEICAMLADLPIRILSLADFPGIPEPQETGATFAENATIKALAAAKATGKVALADDSGLEVDALGGRPGVLSNRFAGQGASDRDKYMLVLRLMDGVPEDKRTARFRAAIAIAKPDGHTVVVEGTCEGRIAHEPRGEYGFGYDPIFYLPDIGKTMAELPPEEKNKISHRAKAIQAAKQLLIEMMKKNG, from the coding sequence ATGCGCGAAATCGTTCTCGCAACAAGAAATCCGAAAAAGGTCGAGGAAATCTGTGCTATGCTTGCCGACCTTCCGATTCGGATACTCTCCCTTGCTGATTTTCCTGGAATACCAGAACCCCAAGAAACAGGCGCAACTTTCGCTGAAAATGCCACAATTAAGGCGCTTGCAGCAGCAAAAGCCACTGGAAAAGTTGCTCTCGCGGATGACTCAGGCCTAGAGGTTGACGCACTCGGTGGTCGACCGGGCGTGCTTTCGAACAGGTTTGCTGGGCAGGGAGCGAGCGACCGTGATAAATATATGCTTGTCCTTCGGTTAATGGATGGCGTGCCGGAGGACAAGAGGACTGCAAGGTTCCGCGCGGCAATAGCGATTGCCAAGCCAGACGGACACACAGTTGTCGTTGAGGGCACTTGCGAGGGGCGTATTGCACACGAGCCCAGGGGTGAGTATGGCTTTGGGTATGATCCTATCTTCTACCTTCCAGATATTGGCAAAACCATGGCCGAGCTTCCTCCCGAGGAGAAAAACAAAATAAGCCATCGGGCGAAAGCAATCCAGGCAGCCAAGCAATTGTTAATCGAGATGATGAAGAAAAATGGTTAG
- a CDS encoding NUDIX hydrolase: MEGKQPIPAVAAIILEEGKLLLIRRGAEPNKDKWSIPGGSVQWGEPLKEAVKREVREETGLDVEVGKIAGVFDLIVRDEAGNVAYHYVIIDFFAKPVGGKLIPGDDAVQVRWVPIEQVGEYELSTFLMSRLKQMKVI; encoded by the coding sequence ATGGAAGGCAAACAGCCCATACCTGCAGTAGCTGCCATCATCCTGGAAGAAGGAAAGTTGCTACTTATAAGACGCGGAGCCGAACCAAACAAAGACAAATGGTCGATTCCTGGCGGCAGTGTTCAATGGGGTGAACCACTCAAAGAAGCCGTTAAGCGAGAAGTACGAGAGGAAACCGGTTTGGATGTAGAGGTAGGTAAAATTGCAGGAGTTTTCGACCTCATTGTTCGTGACGAGGCAGGCAACGTAGCATATCACTATGTCATTATTGACTTTTTTGCAAAGCCTGTAGGTGGGAAGCTAATCCCCGGAGATGACGCTGTGCAGGTACGATGGGTGCCAATTGAGCAAGTTGGCGAGTATGAGCTTTCGACGTTCTTAATGTCTCGGCTGAAGCAAATGAAAGTCATTTAA
- the trpE gene encoding anthranilate synthase component I — protein sequence MYYPTKEEFIRRSEFGNLVPVYRDIIADMETPVSAYRKIARGKYSFLLESVEGGERLARYSFLGTDPFLVFKSKGRDVQIIQRMRADKVALEQGQDPLHVLKNLLSKYKWVDDPTLPRFCGGAVGYIGYDMVRFFEELPDDTVDDLNIPDCFFIFTDIFVVFDHLKHRLKVICNPEVGSDPATNYDLAVEKIEEIVQRLRQPLSLSEKPAGVSYDLKPSANMTQEEYEKAVEIAKEYIRAGDVIQVVLSQRLSTPLSADPFDVYRALRSVNPSPYMYYLSYDDIKLIGSSPEILVTEDRGVVTTRPIAGTRPRGKNDEEDKALEKELLADEKERAEHIMLVDLGRNDIGRVCKYGTVTVDELMVIERYSHVMHIVSNVRGQLADGLDQFDVLRATFPAGTVSGAPKIRAMEIIEELEPTKRGTYAGAIGYFSFSGNMDTCITIRTILVKDGIAYMQAGAGIVADSVPELEYRECMNKAGALMKAIELAEKGLD from the coding sequence ATGTATTACCCTACTAAAGAGGAATTTATTCGCCGGTCTGAGTTCGGGAATCTAGTTCCCGTTTACCGCGATATAATCGCCGATATGGAAACGCCAGTTTCTGCCTATCGGAAGATCGCTCGTGGAAAGTATTCATTCCTTCTTGAAAGCGTGGAAGGCGGCGAGCGTCTTGCAAGGTACTCTTTTCTCGGCACAGACCCTTTCCTAGTTTTTAAAAGCAAAGGCCGTGATGTGCAAATTATCCAGCGCATGAGGGCAGATAAAGTTGCGCTGGAGCAAGGCCAAGACCCACTCCATGTTCTTAAGAACTTGCTTTCAAAGTACAAGTGGGTGGATGATCCAACACTTCCTAGGTTTTGCGGTGGTGCTGTTGGATATATCGGCTATGATATGGTCCGGTTCTTCGAGGAACTGCCAGACGATACTGTTGATGATTTAAACATCCCAGATTGCTTCTTTATATTCACCGACATATTTGTCGTTTTTGACCACCTAAAGCATAGGTTGAAAGTTATCTGCAATCCTGAGGTTGGTTCGGACCCGGCAACAAATTATGACTTAGCTGTGGAGAAAATTGAGGAAATAGTCCAGCGGTTGCGCCAGCCTCTATCATTGTCAGAAAAGCCAGCAGGGGTTTCCTATGATTTGAAGCCGTCGGCGAACATGACGCAGGAGGAATATGAGAAAGCAGTTGAAATAGCAAAGGAGTACATCAGAGCTGGCGACGTCATTCAAGTTGTGCTTTCACAGAGACTATCAACACCGCTCAGCGCGGATCCTTTCGATGTATATCGTGCGCTACGTTCAGTAAACCCGTCTCCTTATATGTACTATCTCTCCTATGATGACATAAAGCTGATTGGTTCGTCACCCGAAATTCTAGTGACCGAAGACAGGGGAGTGGTTACTACACGCCCAATTGCGGGAACGCGGCCCAGGGGCAAGAACGATGAAGAAGATAAGGCATTGGAGAAAGAACTTCTTGCCGATGAAAAAGAACGAGCTGAGCATATCATGTTAGTGGACTTAGGTCGCAATGACATTGGCCGCGTCTGCAAATACGGAACGGTGACCGTTGACGAGCTAATGGTTATTGAACGCTACTCACATGTTATGCATATAGTCTCGAACGTCCGGGGCCAACTTGCCGATGGCTTAGACCAGTTTGATGTGCTCAGAGCGACGTTCCCGGCGGGCACTGTCTCCGGAGCGCCGAAAATTCGGGCAATGGAAATAATCGAAGAGCTTGAACCAACTAAGCGCGGAACATATGCTGGCGCAATCGGCTACTTTAGTTTCTCTGGAAATATGGATACGTGCATCACCATCCGCACAATTCTTGTTAAAGATGGAATCGCCTACATGCAGGCTGGGGCTGGAATTGTTGCCGATTCTGTCCCGGAGCTAGAATACCGCGAGTGCATGAATAAAGCTGGGGCGTTAATGAAAGCCATTGAACTTGCTGAAAAAGGGTTAGATTAG
- the pabA gene encoding aminodeoxychorismate/anthranilate synthase component II: MILMIDNYDSFTYNLVQYLGEMGEELKVFRNDKITIEEIEHLKPDKIVISPGPCSPKEAGISVETIKHFAGKVPILGVCLGHQSIGYAFGGDIVRAERLMHGKTSMIYHDGKGIFKDVPSPFRATRYHSLIIKRETLPSCLEISAETDIGEIMGVRHREFIIEGVQFHPESILTEHGKELLRNFIAMKV, from the coding sequence ATGATTCTAATGATTGATAACTACGATAGCTTTACTTACAATTTAGTGCAATATCTAGGCGAGATGGGCGAAGAGCTCAAAGTTTTCCGAAACGATAAAATAACAATTGAGGAGATTGAACACCTTAAGCCAGATAAAATCGTGATTTCGCCCGGGCCATGTAGCCCTAAAGAAGCAGGTATTTCCGTGGAGACAATCAAGCACTTTGCTGGAAAGGTTCCCATCTTGGGCGTATGCCTTGGCCATCAAAGCATCGGGTATGCATTTGGCGGTGATATAGTTAGGGCTGAGCGACTAATGCATGGAAAAACTTCGATGATTTACCATGATGGCAAGGGCATCTTCAAAGACGTGCCAAGTCCATTTCGAGCAACTAGATACCATTCCCTCATTATCAAACGCGAAACTCTTCCATCTTGCTTGGAAATCAGCGCAGAGACCGACATCGGCGAGATTATGGGCGTTCGGCATCGGGAGTTTATAATCGAAGGGGTACAATTCCATCCTGAATCAATCCTCACTGAGCACGGAAAAGAATTGCTCAGAAACTTCATAGCAATGAAAGTGTAG
- the trpD gene encoding anthranilate phosphoribosyltransferase, translating into MIKEAIKKVVEGIDLTEEEAAAVMEEIMDGVATPSQIASLITALRMKGETVDEVTGFARVMREKSVKIPTKCEPDSLVDTCGTGGDHLNTFNISTTAAFVVAGAGVAVAKHGNRAMSSKCGSADVLEALGVNINLSPDKVAMCIDKVGIGFMFAPAHHPSMKHAVVPRREIGIRTVFNILGPLTNPAGAKRQLIGVSEPRLTELMAAALQRLGSERAIVVHGLDGIDELSTLGKTKVTELRDGVVETFEISPNDFGLSSTTVENLTQGEEASQSAKIVEDVLRGVPGPRLDIVALNAGAALMVSNKVSTIQDGIALALESIHSGRAFAALEGLRRLSQELA; encoded by the coding sequence ATGATTAAGGAAGCTATAAAGAAGGTCGTTGAAGGGATTGATTTAACAGAGGAAGAAGCCGCTGCTGTCATGGAAGAGATTATGGACGGCGTTGCAACACCGTCCCAAATCGCAAGCCTAATCACCGCACTGCGAATGAAGGGAGAAACGGTTGATGAAGTAACTGGCTTTGCGAGGGTAATGCGGGAGAAAAGTGTTAAGATACCCACGAAGTGTGAGCCAGACAGCTTGGTTGATACGTGTGGAACAGGGGGCGACCATCTGAACACTTTCAACATCTCCACGACCGCCGCCTTCGTAGTTGCAGGCGCTGGAGTTGCAGTTGCCAAACATGGAAACCGCGCCATGTCAAGCAAATGTGGAAGCGCAGACGTCCTGGAAGCACTTGGGGTAAATATTAACCTCTCTCCCGATAAAGTGGCAATGTGCATAGATAAAGTCGGCATTGGCTTTATGTTCGCACCAGCGCACCATCCTTCGATGAAGCATGCGGTCGTCCCGCGTAGAGAGATTGGCATACGCACAGTGTTTAATATTTTAGGGCCTTTAACGAATCCAGCCGGCGCGAAGAGGCAGCTCATCGGGGTCTCGGAGCCACGTCTTACCGAGCTGATGGCAGCAGCACTCCAGAGGCTAGGTAGTGAACGTGCAATAGTAGTGCATGGCTTGGATGGTATTGACGAACTATCAACGCTGGGGAAAACCAAGGTCACTGAGCTTAGAGATGGTGTAGTAGAAACGTTTGAAATATCCCCAAATGACTTCGGCTTAAGCAGCACGACCGTTGAAAATCTAACTCAAGGTGAGGAAGCCTCTCAGAGTGCGAAGATTGTTGAAGATGTCTTAAGAGGAGTGCCAGGGCCCAGGTTAGACATTGTTGCTCTAAACGCCGGCGCTGCTCTAATGGTCTCGAACAAAGTATCAACAATACAGGACGGAATAGCACTTGCTCTAGAATCCATTCACTCAGGCAGGGCATTTGCGGCGTTGGAAGGACTTAGGAGGCTAAGTCAGGAGCTGGCATAG
- the trpC gene encoding indole-3-glycerol phosphate synthase TrpC produces MGLILDKILADKRIEVDSRKSQWRIDELKTKEISPPRDFRAALAIRKSSAGRGASSIIRLIAEVKKASPSKGLIRPDFDPVAIARAYEEAGASAISVLTDEKYFQGRLEYLTAVRNAVNLPVLRKDFIIDAFQVYEARMAQADAILLIVAALSKSQLAELMALASDLGMACLVEVHTAEELEVALDSGAEIIGVNNRNLQTFETKLETTVELAKMVPGDRILVSESGIFTRSDVERLMEAGVDAILVGESLMREPDPRVKVRELLASA; encoded by the coding sequence ATAGGGTTGATCCTCGATAAAATCCTCGCAGACAAACGTATTGAAGTTGATTCCCGGAAGTCCCAATGGCGGATAGATGAACTTAAAACAAAGGAAATTTCTCCACCAAGGGATTTTCGTGCCGCTCTTGCTATACGAAAATCATCCGCCGGCCGTGGGGCTTCTTCGATTATTAGGTTAATCGCAGAGGTAAAGAAGGCATCGCCTTCGAAAGGCTTGATTAGGCCGGATTTCGATCCAGTAGCAATTGCACGAGCATATGAGGAAGCTGGCGCATCTGCAATATCGGTTTTAACCGACGAGAAGTATTTTCAAGGGCGGCTTGAATATCTCACAGCAGTGCGCAATGCTGTAAATCTTCCGGTGCTAAGGAAGGACTTCATTATTGATGCTTTTCAAGTATATGAAGCGCGAATGGCACAAGCAGACGCAATATTGCTTATAGTGGCCGCACTCTCGAAAAGCCAGCTTGCAGAACTTATGGCGTTGGCGTCTGACCTTGGAATGGCTTGTCTTGTCGAAGTTCATACTGCAGAGGAATTGGAAGTGGCACTGGACTCTGGAGCTGAAATTATTGGCGTTAACAATCGAAACCTTCAAACCTTTGAGACGAAGTTGGAAACTACGGTTGAGCTTGCAAAGATGGTTCCGGGAGACCGAATATTAGTGAGCGAGAGCGGCATATTTACTCGCTCCGATGTTGAGCGGTTAATGGAAGCTGGTGTGGACGCCATCCTGGTTGGAGAGTCTCTTATGCGCGAGCCGGACCCAAGGGTAAAGGTAAGGGAGTTGCTGGCTTCGGCGTGA
- a CDS encoding phosphoribosylanthranilate isomerase, whose protein sequence is MKVKICGITNIEDAVVAVESGADAIGFVFAESPRKVGIEEVCQIKEAIPSSIITVGVFANQTADEILQIMKETRLSSAQIHGSLNLLEPRFGIIRALRIKSADDINQAAEDPILSICWAILLDTHVEGKMGGTGKTFDWNLAKEARKLGKDIILAGGLNPGNVSDAIRIACPDWVDVSTGVEAYPGKKSHEKVKEFIRNAKKCV, encoded by the coding sequence ATGAAAGTAAAAATTTGCGGAATAACAAATATTGAAGATGCAGTAGTGGCTGTGGAGTCCGGAGCGGATGCTATTGGTTTTGTCTTCGCTGAGAGTCCAAGAAAGGTTGGCATAGAAGAAGTTTGCCAAATTAAGGAAGCAATCCCATCATCAATAATCACCGTGGGCGTTTTTGCAAATCAAACTGCGGATGAAATATTGCAAATAATGAAAGAGACTAGACTTTCTAGCGCTCAAATTCATGGCAGTTTGAATTTATTAGAGCCTAGGTTTGGAATTATTCGTGCGCTGAGAATCAAATCTGCTGATGATATAAACCAAGCCGCTGAGGACCCCATCCTAAGCATTTGCTGGGCTATTCTACTTGACACACATGTAGAAGGTAAAATGGGAGGGACGGGCAAGACATTCGATTGGAATCTTGCCAAAGAAGCTAGAAAACTTGGTAAAGATATAATTCTTGCTGGCGGGCTCAACCCTGGCAATGTCTCAGATGCTATTAGAATAGCTTGCCCCGACTGGGTTGATGTCTCCACAGGGGTGGAAGCATACCCCGGCAAGAAGAGTCATGAGAAAGTCAAGGAGTTTATTAGAAATGCAAAGAAATGCGTTTAA
- the trpB gene encoding tryptophan synthase subunit beta: MQRNAFNVPDSLGHFGEFGGRFVPETLIPALDELTKVYEEARCDPSFQEELDYYLRNYIGRPTPLYFAERMTRELGGAKIYIKREDLCHTGAHKMNNTMGQILLAKRMGKPRIIAETGAGQHGVATATACALFGFKCEIYMGEEDVHRQALNVFRMQLLGAKVIPVKSGTRTLKDAMSEALRDWVTNVRNTHYIIGSVAGPHPYPMLVRNFQSVIGREARQQILECEGRLPDYIIACVGGGSNAMGIFHPFVADLEVKFIGVEAAGRGLDTGQHAATLVAGSKGVLHGARSYLLQDEDGQVCTTHSISAGLDYPGVGPEHSYFKEIGRAEYVAVPDHEALEAFEWLAKTEGIIPALEPAHAFAYARKFVPTLGKDKIVIINLSGRGDKDVETASQYLTHIKPPIEEVAR; encoded by the coding sequence ATGCAAAGAAATGCGTTTAACGTTCCCGATAGTCTGGGGCACTTCGGTGAGTTTGGCGGAAGATTTGTCCCTGAAACCTTGATTCCGGCTTTAGATGAGCTGACAAAAGTATATGAGGAGGCAAGATGCGACCCCTCCTTCCAAGAAGAGCTTGATTACTATTTAAGGAATTATATTGGAAGACCGACGCCGCTCTACTTCGCCGAGAGGATGACTCGTGAGTTGGGTGGTGCGAAAATATACATAAAGCGAGAGGACCTCTGCCACACCGGCGCCCACAAAATGAATAACACGATGGGCCAAATACTTCTCGCCAAACGAATGGGAAAGCCAAGAATTATCGCCGAAACCGGCGCTGGTCAGCATGGAGTAGCCACAGCTACAGCTTGCGCTTTGTTCGGCTTTAAGTGCGAAATATATATGGGCGAGGAAGATGTACATAGACAGGCTTTGAATGTGTTTAGAATGCAACTGCTTGGGGCTAAAGTAATTCCAGTAAAGTCGGGAACTCGCACTTTGAAAGACGCAATGAGCGAAGCGCTTCGAGATTGGGTAACAAATGTTAGGAACACACACTATATAATTGGGAGCGTTGCAGGCCCACATCCTTATCCAATGCTAGTGCGCAACTTTCAGTCGGTTATTGGAAGGGAAGCCAGGCAACAGATTCTTGAATGCGAGGGTCGGCTTCCAGATTATATTATTGCCTGCGTGGGTGGGGGTAGCAATGCGATGGGTATATTCCACCCATTTGTTGCCGATTTGGAAGTTAAGTTTATTGGTGTCGAGGCGGCTGGACGCGGACTGGATACTGGCCAGCATGCCGCTACTCTAGTGGCCGGGTCAAAAGGAGTCCTCCACGGGGCTAGAAGTTACTTGCTTCAAGATGAGGATGGTCAGGTTTGCACGACCCACTCTATTTCCGCTGGCTTAGACTATCCTGGGGTGGGTCCTGAACATAGCTATTTTAAAGAAATCGGCCGTGCCGAGTATGTCGCCGTTCCTGACCATGAGGCATTGGAGGCTTTTGAGTGGCTGGCGAAGACTGAGGGCATTATCCCGGCGCTTGAGCCAGCGCATGCTTTTGCCTATGCACGCAAGTTTGTTCCGACTCTGGGCAAAGACAAAATCGTGATAATAAATTTATCTGGGCGAGGTGACAAGGACGTCGAGACAGCCTCGCAGTACCTGACGCACATCAAGCCTCCAATAGAGGAGGTGGCAAGATGA
- the trpA gene encoding tryptophan synthase subunit alpha, whose amino-acid sequence MTRLVKRLAELRTAGEGALVCFVTAGDPDLQTSTKIVLALAQAGADVIELGIPFSDPIADGPSIQASSMRALLAGTTVRGVLGLVREVRKTSDVPLVLMTYYNPVQRYGLEQFACDAANTGADGVILTDLTVEESGEWKKVAERHGLNTIFLLAPTSTDIRIRKVAKVASGFVYCVSRTGVTGERTELASGVSELVARIKASTDLPVLVGFGVSKPEHVREVCSYADGAVVGSALVNLIAEYGSSAELFSRLSKMVAELKAATKVK is encoded by the coding sequence ATGACGCGTCTTGTGAAACGACTTGCTGAGTTGCGAACCGCTGGCGAAGGAGCACTGGTGTGCTTTGTAACGGCGGGCGACCCAGATTTGCAGACTTCGACCAAGATAGTCCTAGCACTTGCTCAAGCAGGAGCAGATGTTATCGAATTGGGTATACCTTTTAGTGATCCAATTGCGGATGGCCCAAGTATTCAGGCGTCTTCAATGCGCGCGCTTTTAGCTGGAACCACAGTGCGTGGCGTGCTTGGTCTCGTGCGTGAGGTGCGCAAGACTTCAGACGTCCCGCTTGTTCTAATGACATATTACAATCCTGTGCAACGATATGGTTTGGAGCAGTTTGCCTGCGATGCAGCTAATACAGGTGCAGATGGCGTGATATTGACCGATCTTACTGTTGAGGAATCCGGAGAATGGAAGAAGGTTGCTGAGCGCCATGGCTTAAATACTATATTCTTGTTAGCGCCGACAAGTACCGATATAAGAATTAGGAAAGTTGCCAAAGTCGCCTCCGGTTTTGTATACTGTGTGTCTAGAACTGGCGTTACGGGGGAGCGAACTGAGCTAGCATCTGGCGTTAGCGAACTTGTTGCCCGAATAAAAGCCAGCACGGACCTTCCGGTTCTTGTGGGATTTGGTGTATCAAAGCCGGAACACGTTCGCGAGGTGTGTAGCTATGCCGATGGTGCTGTCGTTGGCAGCGCACTGGTTAACCTAATTGCGGAGTACGGAAGTTCCGCTGAACTTTTTAGTCGTTTATCTAAAATGGTAGCGGAGCTGAAGGCTGCGACAAAAGTAAAGTAA
- the deoC gene encoding deoxyribose-phosphate aldolase, with the protein MYTKEQFSKLIDNTFLKPAATREEIIKFCEEAKRYHFAAVVVFPFWVPLAVRQLEGSDVKVCTPIGFPFGANTRSTKVYEARNAVTNGAEELDVVMNIGAFKSGDYDFVQRELADIVGAARLSGITEDAKRTLVKVIIETAYLTREEKIKACEIIRDVGADFVKTSTGMAPGGATVEDIQLIREIVGPSIGVKASGGIRTVEFAMDLLDAGASRLGTSTGVALVEAYDPEELLKASK; encoded by the coding sequence TTGTATACAAAAGAGCAGTTTTCAAAGCTCATCGACAACACCTTTCTAAAACCCGCAGCAACCCGGGAAGAGATTATTAAGTTTTGCGAAGAAGCAAAGCGTTATCACTTTGCAGCTGTCGTTGTTTTTCCTTTCTGGGTTCCTTTAGCTGTACGGCAGTTGGAAGGTTCGGATGTTAAGGTTTGCACCCCAATTGGTTTTCCATTTGGTGCTAACACAAGGTCTACGAAGGTCTACGAGGCTAGGAATGCTGTCACAAATGGTGCAGAAGAACTCGATGTTGTGATGAATATTGGAGCCTTCAAGTCAGGCGATTATGATTTTGTTCAAAGAGAACTTGCGGATATAGTCGGAGCTGCAAGGCTTTCTGGTATAACTGAAGATGCCAAGCGAACGTTGGTAAAAGTTATCATCGAAACCGCATACCTTACCCGCGAGGAGAAAATTAAGGCTTGTGAAATAATCCGCGATGTAGGAGCTGATTTCGTTAAGACCTCGACTGGCATGGCTCCAGGTGGGGCTACCGTAGAGGATATCCAACTTATCCGAGAAATTGTTGGCCCTTCGATAGGTGTGAAGGCTTCGGGCGGAATTAGGACTGTAGAGTTTGCGATGGATTTACTAGATGCAGGTGCCAGCCGACTTGGCACGAGCACTGGAGTTGCGCTTGTGGAAGCCTACGATCCGGAGGAGCTACTGAAGGCGAGCAAATAG